ACAGGTTGAGGCCTCTTAGTTACAGAGGAGCTGATATTTTTCTTCTTGCCTTTTCTCTCATAAGTAGGCCTAGCTATGAGAACATATCAAAGAAAGTAAGCTCCTTTTTCTCTACCAAGATTCTACCCTAAACTCAAAATTCACTTTTTCAATTTGTACATGCACCAAATGTATAATACTAATCAGATTCTATgtgttctctcttctcttttgaCCTGTTGCATGTTATGTTGGAGAAGTGGGTTCCAGAGCTTAGACATTATGCCCCATCAGTGCCCATTATTCTCGTGGGAACTAAACTAGGTATCCATTCTTTCCactaccaaaaccaattcaaatTGGATTTGACAGATATGCCTTTCTTTTCCCTTAAGTTTCACTCTATGCTCTAAATAATTGAGTTTGATTAAAAGGAAGGCTAAAAGTGAAGAATGCAAAACATTTCGTTTTATCTGTCTCAATTTGATTCTCAAACACTTTTAATATTAAACTATGTATACCCAGGGGATGTGCTGCTCTGCTAACTCGTATACTAATTAAATAAATACTGATGTGCACTGTGGAACAAGGGATTGGACAAAGAATCATCAACTCATACTAATGAGTTACCATACAtatgcttttttttctttgttgagaTGACACATGTTTCATTCTATTCATAATATTTCACATATATGCTTCAACAAAATACACAGATCTGAGAGAAGGCAGACAGTTCCTAATGGATTACCCTGGGGCATGTACCATCTCAACAGAACAGGTAGATTTCTCCCCCAAAAATACTGATTGGTCCTTGTTAATATTTCTGGTTGGCTATTAAGAAGGCAAATGAACAAAAGGAAAAGTAGTAGAGAACAAACTATCATTGAATATTAATCTTGTTCAATCTCTTTTTATATGTTAGGGTGAAGATCTAAAAAAGAGAATAGGGGCTGTGGCATATATAGAGTGCAGCTCAAAGACACAGCAGGTATATGTCTCACATTGTGCATATGTGCTCAAGAAATTCACAAAAGAGTCATCCGTTATTAGGAACAAGAAAAGGGCAAGTGAAAAAAGTCATCATCAACACTTGGTCTAGCTACTTGACCTGTCTTCAGTTTAACACTTCATTGCAAACATAACATTCATTAAACATTCAGAAACAGTTAGAACACATGTGGGATGCAATTCGTATGTGCTGAAAATATATATGTCACTAAAATTGCAGAACGTGAAGGCTATTTTCGATGCAGCTATTAAGTTGGCTCTCTATCCTTCAAAGTCCAAGAAGCAAAAGAGAAAACTGATGCCCTGTAATGTTGTTTAACCTAGTATATATTTCTctgttcattcttttcttccccATTTCTTTGTGGATTGTACTTCTATTCTTTTCTAGGAGAAAGTTTGCAACATGCATTAATTGTGTTTTTACTTGTAATGCTATCAATAACCATCATGTACGTACGCTAGACCATTTCAGAAACTGTATATGCTCCATTGTGCGCACGTtattgagtttcttttttagttaCCATTTCCTTGGTCGAAACTTATGCCATCTTAGATTTCAACATTCGCACAAGCCTTTTTACCTTCTACTGTGCGCACGTCATTGGCCAATAAAAGATAATTCATCAGTACATTGGTTGCTACTTGGTGCCCAAATCATGTGGCATACTATATCAAAATGTTTCATTACATGATGTGCCTATGCCACATGAGCTGGGATGGAAAAAGATGGTTCACTTAGTATCATTCATAAGAAAAATACCACTGCAAtaccatgacacttcatttatAATTGTTGCTGTTGATCCAGGTAGGAATTGGCAAACAACAGAGGAAAAGGCCTAACGAACGTACCATGTTCCAATTGAATCTGAACAAAATCACCGAACTGCGGGCCTCTCCTCTCAGCACATCCTTTCGTGAGAGCATTCGAGACCATCCTACTTGTTAACTGCCCTAGAGAATTAAAGCGTTCGGCTAAATTATATATGACCATCTTCTCTAACCGTCGAGCATGATAAAGCCATATAGCTTGCAAATATGATTCCGTTAGACCCACTGGAGAGCTCTATGGTTCCCTCCTTCAGCTGATGGATATGTGCAAGGTTTTGAAATTTCCAGTATTGCAAGTGAGACGCAGAtgactaagagcaagttcacccgttgggtcaccgggtcacttactattcactgctttttagtgtatattttcattctctgggtcacgaaatacactgtgttcgtgacccagggcacgaaatacactgtgcaggtcaccatggtgacctagaacactgtacagggtgacccagggcacgaaatacactgaaTAGTGGGTAACACTAAGAAGGCAACAAGCAAACCAAAAGAATATTATTAGTCacaattaaaaacaaaaggGCGAAAAATGACAACTTTATCACTTCTTTAAAATGAACAATATGTACATGACATGCCAAAGTGTTCAAATCCAAGGGTGGATAGAGGTGAACATAGATAATTAAAATTACATTAGATTCATAGCGTGGTGTTGGTGCGGAAAATTCGGTAAAAATTCTCCTCATTTACTTTTTTACTAGAGTAAGAGTGAAAACATTGCAGTCAATGTCTTCACGCCCTCCGCATTCAGATCGATATAGGCAAGTCAAACCggccggaagaagaagaagaaggagtaCTTGCAAAAGATACTATGAAGCCTAAGTTAGTGAGTGTTTGAATTGTAGTAGTTGTAGATGGGATTGAATATTACTTACCTCGAATGTTCATCTCagcaagtatttttttttaatacaatttCACCCCCTAACTCGGGGCCTAAAGCTATTTTATTTATAATCTGATAATAAAATAATCACATCCTCTTGTTTGTGAAAGAGCTCATCCCTGTTGTTCCTTCCCAACTAAGAAAAAACGAACGGTtccataaaaattaaattaccaATGACGGTTTCCAAGTCAAATTTCAATTTCATGACGTAAAAATCAGTGAGTAAATATTGCCAGAGCCTCGAAAAGCAAGGCGGCAAAAAGAATGTATACAAGTATTAATATGTGAGCTTGAGCATATATCTTAAGTACTAGTATGTATAATGGTGTGCAAAGTCTGCAAGTCATGTGTTAGTAGATTCATTACACCACTTTCACTCCCCCACATTGTCTTGATCAAGACAACGTGGGGGAGTGCTTCCCGCTTGCTACAAATTCGGCCGAACAAACTAAATCCGCTGACTGGTTCTGCTTTATCTTTATCTAGATCCACCTCATCTAAATTCACTTTGAAGGAATTTCACCTCATGACTTGGACAAGCCTCGAGGGGATTGTCCCTCACTTGGATATACTTCAAAGCATGCTGACATAGAAGCAAAACACCAAAATCGATGTGAATGTTATTCTATATATGAAATCAATATAAGAATAAAAAATCAATGAAGAAGGTACTTTTGGAGAATTGGGTTTAGATCTGGGAGCATaaagaaatgaaatgaaatgaatttTGGTAGAATTGAAGGTTGAAGGTATTGATGGAAGAGCAGAGAAGGCAATGAGATTGAAACTGGTTTTTTGGGATGACAGTGAGAGAATGTGCAGGTATATAACAGTGTTTGAGTTTGGTGATGAGGTGTAATCccatttaaataaataataccACATGTCAATATTTTATTAACTCGTCAAACCATGTCAACTCAGCATGCTGACATGGCTTGACCGTAGCACAGAAAAATTTCTCGCCAAGATATACACAtcccttatatttttttttgtctcattttttCATCAAACTTCCATCTATGCCTCTCTTcattaaataagtaaatgagaaaaaaaatttaaaaattaggTCGGCTATGTATCACAATTTTGTATTTAATACATGCATTCTTTTActataattttgttatttattGTAGAAATAATTACTAATTAATTCCGGCCATGTTAATAtggtaattattaattatatttcttctttctcacatCAATAAGGTTGGTACATCACTAGAAGATTGAATAACTTAATTTTCTTACCTTTATTAttcttcaagttgaaaaacctCATGCCTCTAAGATTTTTAAAGATTCAATACATGTCAATATCTTCATGATCCATATAGTCATGGTCAATAGTAACATCCTTAAAGAATGAGCCGTAGTGGTTGCTTTGCTAACGAAGTGATTGATGATGATGTATTCACGTATCCaaaatatatttgatggttttataaCTTCTTTCAATAAGTTTAAACTAATTtggagggggggggggcagTTGAAGGCAAGCATGCATGGTACTTCTTGCATGTGTCTCTAAGGGATAACTAAATAAATGATCTGAAAGAAACGAAGAGGGTTGGAGATGGGGTCAGGAAATGGGCAAAAAGTTTTTGTTATTCTGTTTTCACTCCTAAACTCACATTTAGTGCCTCTCTACATACTTGAAAAATGTCTGTAAGGTATGTATCTTGTTCTTGGACAGTATTCTTCATCTTTTTAGTTATATTGTCATACTAATCTCATGATACCTTTTCACTCTCAACTATTACATTTCTAAATTACCTACTAAATAGTTATATGTAAGTGTGGCTtgaaggaaaagctaaaaataaGTCATATCTTCTACGATCATAGGTATAATATAGTAGAAAACCTAACAAAAATGTatgatacccaaaaaaaaataattattctAATAAAGAGGTGtcatacaaaaagaaacaaaaaaataaacctttgtttaaggaaaaccaaaattgggagagaattgagttgcactttcattgataatatgggcttctttatatagaggttacaagacatagaattagagttgtacaaggaaagataatc
This portion of the Rosa chinensis cultivar Old Blush chromosome 1, RchiOBHm-V2, whole genome shotgun sequence genome encodes:
- the LOC112180580 gene encoding rac-like GTP-binding protein RAC2, translating into MATTNTTAKEASSSTSKFIKCVTVGDGAVGKTCLLISYTSNTFPTDYVPTVFDNFSANVLVDGQTVNLGLWDTAGQEDYNRLRPLSYRGADIFLLAFSLISRPSYENISKKWVPELRHYAPSVPIILVGTKLDLREGRQFLMDYPGACTISTEQGEDLKKRIGAVAYIECSSKTQQNVKAIFDAAIKLALYPSKSKKQKRKLMPCNVV